From a single Gadus morhua chromosome 3, gadMor3.0, whole genome shotgun sequence genomic region:
- the LOC115540647 gene encoding ladderlectin — protein MRGLLALVLLGGVLAVGAAPGARNSSALTSPAGTRAERINFCLDGWDNFRGDCFYLENNPASWGTAERLCAEREGSLASAHSALEYHYLQRLAQTGGHTFAWLGGYNFLGEWRWEGGSPFDYVNTESDVSPSENQCLLINTEGNKGWSNHRCNNFFPYICEMRSNC, from the exons ATGAGGGGTCTTCTCGCCCTAGTTCTCCTCGGGGGGGTGCTGGCCGTCGGAGCGGCTCCAG GAGCACGCAACAGTTCAGCTCTGACCAGTCCAGCTGGGACTCGTGCAG AGAGGATCAACTTCTGCCTGGACGGCTGGGACAATTTCCGTGGTGACTGTTTCTACCTGGAGAACAATCCTGCAAGCTGGGGCACTGCAGAG AGACTATGTGCAGAGCGGGAGGGCAGCCTGGCATCGGCCCACAGCGCCTTGGAGTACCACTACCTGCAGCGCCTGGCCCAGACAGGAGGCCACACCTTCGCCTGGCTGGGGGGATACAACTTCCTG ggtgagTGGCGGTGGGAGGGCGGAAGTCCCTTCGACTATGTCAATACGGAGTCCGACGTCTCCCCAAGCGAAAACCAGTGTCTCCTCATCAACACGGAAG GGAACAAGGGATGGTCCAACCACCGCTGCAACAACTTCTTCCCCTACATCTGTGAGATGAGATCCAACTGCTAG